A genome region from Panthera leo isolate Ple1 chromosome A2, P.leo_Ple1_pat1.1, whole genome shotgun sequence includes the following:
- the RAD54L2 gene encoding helicase ARIP4: protein MSDESASGSDPDLDPDVELEDAEEEEEEEEVAVEEHGRDDAEDLLDDPSLEDMCGTECAQLEEDGQRPPRCTSTTSSQSEPSEQLRRHQGKSLTSEDPKKKRAQKPSHMRRNIRKLLREDQLEPVTKAAQQEELERRKRLEQQRKDYAAPIPTVPLEFLPEEIVLRASDGPQLPPRVLSQEVICLDSSSGSEDEKSSRDEVIELSSGEEDTLHIVDSSESVSEEDEEEEKGGTHVNDVLNQRDALGRVLVNLNHPPEEENVFLAPQLARAVKPHQIGGIRFLYDNLVESLERFKTSSGFGCILAHSMGLGKTLQVISFIDVLFRHTPAKTVLAIVPVNTLQNWLAEFNMWLPAPEALPADNKPEEVQPRFFKVHILNDEHKTMAARAKVMADWVSEGGVLLMGYEMYRLLTLKKSFATGRSKKTKKRSHPVIIDLDEEDRQQEFRREFEKALCRPGPDVVICDEGHRIKNCQASTSQALKNIRSRRRVVLTGYPLQNNLIEYWCMVDFVRPDFLGTRQEFSNMFERPILNGQCIDSTPQDVRLMRYRSHVLHSLLEGFVQRRGHTVLKIHLPAKEENVILVRLSKIQRDLYTQFMDRFRDCGSSGWLGLNPLKAFCVCCKIWNHPDVLYEALQKESLANEQDLDVEELGSAGTSARCPSQGTKGKGEDSTLASSMGEATNSKFLQGVGFNPFQERGNNIVTYEWAKDLLTNYQTGVLENSPKMVLLFHLIEESVKLGDKILVFSQSLSTLALIEEFLGKREVPCLPGADGQGVQKWVRNVSYFRLDGSTPAFERERLINQFNDPSNLTTWLFLLSTRAGCLGVNLIGANRVVVFDASWNPCHDAQAVCRVYRYGQKKPCHIYRLVADFTLEKKIYDRQISKQGMSDRVVDDLNPMLNFTRKEVENLLHFVEKEPAPQASLNIKGIKEPVLQLACLKYPHLITKEPFEHESLLLNRKDHKLTKAEKKAAKKSYEEDKRTSVPYTRPSYAQYYPASDQNLTSIPAFSQRNWQPTLKSDEKPVASVRPVQSTPIPMMPRHVPLGGSVSSASSTNPAMNFPINYLQRAGVLVQKVVTTTDIVIPGLNSSTDVQARINAGESIHIIRGTKGTYIRTSDGRIFAVRATGKPKVPEDGRMAASGSQGPSLESTSNGRHSASSPKAPDPEGLARPVSPDSPEIISELQQYADVAAARESQQSSPNSNAALPGPPAQLVDSSAVPGTALGTEPRHGGHCLNSSLLVTGQPCGDRNPVLDLRGHKRKMATPPAAQESARRRSRKGHLPAPVQPYEHGYPVSGGFAMPPVSLNHNLTAPFTSQAGENSLFMGSTPSYYQLSNLLADARLVFPVTTDPLVPAGPVSSSSTATSVTASNPTFMLNPSVPGILPSYSLPFSQPLLSEPRMFAPFPSPVLPSNLSRGMSVYPGYMSPHAGYPAGGLLRSQVPPFDSHEVAEVGFSSNDDEDKDDDVIEVTGK from the exons ACCCATCCCTGGAAGACATGTGTGGCACTGAGTGTGCCCAACTGGAGGAAGATGGGCAGCGGCCACCGCGGTGCACTTCAACTACCTCATCTCAGTCTGAGCCTTCAGAGCAGCTTAGGCGCCACCAAGGCAAGAGCCTCACCTCCGAGGACCCCAAAAAGAAGAGAGCTCAGAAGCCCTCCCACATGAGGAGAAACATACG AAAGCTGCTCCGGGAGGATCAGTTGGAGCCCGTTACCAAAGCAGCACAACAGGAAGAGTTGGAAAGAAGGAAACGCCTGGAGCAGCAGAGGAAGGATTACGCAGCCCCCATTCCTACTGTTCCCCTGGAGTTCCTTCCTG aggAAATTGTCTTAAGAGCAAGCGATGGTCCCCAACTGCCTCCTCGGGTCCTGTCCCAGGAAGTCATTTGTTTGGACAGCAGCAGTGGCAGTGAGGATGAAAAAAGCAGTCGAGATG AAGTGATTGAACTGAGCTCTGGAGAGGAAGATACCCTGCATATTGTGGACAGCAGCGAATCTGTCAGtgaggaagatgaggaagaggagaagggtgGTACCCACGTGAATGATGTCTTAAACCAGCGAGATGCTCTGGGGCGGGTCCTTGTCAATCTGAACCACCCTCCGGAGGAGGAGAATGTCTTCCTGGCCCCACAGTTGGCACGGGCAGTGAAACCTCATCAG ATTGGTGGGATCCGGTTCCTGTATGATAATCTGGTTGAATCCCTGGAGAGGTTTAAGACCAGTAGTGGCTTTGGCTGTATCCTGGCCCATAGCATGGGTCTGGGGAAAACTTTGCAAGTGATCTCCTTCATCGACGTCCTCTTCCGCCACACGCCAGCCAAAACTGTCCTTGCCATTGTGCCG GTTAATACTCTTCAGAATTGGTTGGCAGAGTTCAACATGTGGCTTCCAGCACCTGAAGCCCTTCCAGCTGACAACAAGCCTGAAGAAGTCCAGCCTCGGTTCTTTAAAGTTCACATCTTGAATGATGAGCACAA GACAATGGCAGCTCGTGCTAAAGTGATGGCTGATTGGGTATCAGAGGGTGGGGTGCTACTGATGGGGTACGAAATGTACAGACTCCTCACCCTGAAGAAATCCTTTGCCACAGGTAGATCGAAGAAAACCAAGAAACGCTCTCACCCGGTCATCATTGATCTGGATGAGGAAGATCGACAGCAGGAGTTTCGGAGAG AGTTTGAGAAGGCCTTATGCCGCCCTGGCCCTGATGTGGTGATTTGTGACGAGGGACACCGCATCAAAAACTGCCAGGCCAGCACCTCACAGGCCCTGAAGAACATTCGCTCTCGCCGCCGAGTGGTGCTGACCGGGTATCCCCTGCAGAACAACCTCATTGAGTACTGGTGCATGGTGGACTTTGTGCGCCCAGACTTCCTCGGCACCCGGCAGGAGTTCAGCAACATGTTTGAACGCCCCATCCTGAATGGGCAGTGTATTGACAGCACGCCTCAGGATGTCCGCCTCATGCGGTACCGGAGCCACGTCTTGCACAGCCTCCTGGAAGGCTTTGTGCAGAG GAGAGGCCACACTGTGCTGAAGATTCATCTACCTGccaaggaagaaaatgtgatcCTGGTGCGGCTCTCAAAGATCCAGCGAGATTTGTACACACAGTTCATGGACCGTTTCCGAGACTGTGGTAGCAGTGGCTGGCTGGGGCTGAACCCCCTCAAGGCTTTCTGTGTGTGCTGCAAG ATCTGGAATCACCCGGATGTGCTGTATGAAGCCCTTCAGAAGGAGAGTCTGGCCAATGAGCAGGACCTAGATGTGGAAGAACTTGGCTCAGCTGGGACTAGTGCTCGCTGCCCATCACAGGGAACAAAAGGCAAGGGGGAGGACAGCACCTTGGCTTCCTCAATGGGAGAAGCAACCAATAGCAAATTCCTACAAGGGGTTGGCTTCAACCCTTTCCAGGAGCGAGGCAACAACATTGTCACATATGAATGG GCCAAGGACCTTTTGACTAATTACCAGACTGGGGTCTTAGAGAACTCTCCCAAAATGGTATTGCTTTTCCACCTGATTGAGGAAAGTGTGAAGCTTGGGGACAAGATTCTCGTGTTCAG CCAGAGCCTTTCCACTTTGGCTCTCATCGAGGAATTCCTAGGGAAACGAGAAGTGCCCTGTCTACCTGGTGCTGATGGGCAAGGAGTACAGAAGTGGGTTCGAAACGTCAGCTACTTCC GGCTAGATGGTAGCACCCCTGCCTTTGAGAGGGAGCGGCTCATTAATCAGTTCAATGATCCCAGCAACCTCACCACCTGGCTATTCCTTCTGTCCACAAG GGCTGGATGCTTGGGTGTGAATCTGATCGGTGCCAACCGAGTGGTGGTGTTTGATGCTTCTTGGAACCCTTGCCATGATGCCCAGGCAGTGTGTCGGGTATACCGTTATGGCCAGAAAAAGCCCTGTCATATCTATCGCCTTGTGGCTGATTTCACCCTTGAAAAGAAGATCTATGACCGACAGATTTCCAAGCAGGGCATGTCAG ATCGGGTGGTGGATGATCTCAATCCAATGCTGAACTTTACCCGGAAGGAGGTGGAGAACCTACTGCACTTTGTTGAGAAGGAGCCAGCTCCCCAAGCATCCTTGAACATAAAGGGGATCAAGGAGCCAGTACTCCAACTTGCCTGTCTGAAGTACCCTCACCTCATCACCAAG GAGCCTTTTGAGCATGAGTCACTGCTCCTTAACCGAAAGGATCACAAGCTGACCAAGGCTGAGaaaaaagcagcaaagaaaaGCTATGAGGAAGACAAGCGCACATCCGTCCCCTATACCCGCCCGTCGTATGCACAGTATTACCCTGCAAGCGACCAGAACCTGACCAGCATCCCTGCTTTCAGTCAGAGAAACTG GCAGCCAACACTGAAGAGTGATGAGAAGCCTGTGGCCAGTGTTCGTCCTGTGCAgtccacccccatccccatgaTGCCCCGGCATGTCCCACTGGGAGGCAGTGTAAGCTCTGCCTCCAGCACAAATCCAGCCATGAACTTCCCGATCAACTACCTACAGCGAGCGGGGGTCCTTGTGCAGAAGGTGGTCACCACAACAG ATATTGTTATTCCTGGACTCAACAGCTCCACAGATGTACAGGCGAGAATTAATGCTGGTGAGAGCATTCACATCATCCGTGGGACGAAAG GGACATACATTCGCACCAGTGATGGGCGGATCTTTGCTGTCCGAGCAACTGGCAAACCGAAGGTCCCAGAAGATGGTCGGATGGCTGCCTCAG GTTCCCAGGGGCCTTCTCTCGAATCCACAAGCAACGGCAGACACAGTGCCTCATCACCCAAAGCCCCCGACCCCGAGGGGCTGGCCAGGCCCGTCTCTCCAGACAGCCCGGAGATCATCAGTGAGCTCCAGCAGTATGCAGATGTGGCTGCCGCCAGGGAATCCCAACAGAGCTCCCCAAACTCCAATGCCGCCCTGCCTGGCCCCCCGGCTCAACTCGTGGACAGCAGTGCTGTTCCTGGGACAGCTCTCGGGACTGAGCCTCGACATGGGGGTCATTGCCTCAATAGTTCCCTCTTGGTGACCGGCCAGCCCTGTGGTGACAGGAACCCAGTGTTGGACTTACGGGGCCATAAGCGAAAGATGGCCACGCCACCTGCTGCCCAAGAGTCAGCCCGCCGGCGGTCCAGGAAAGGCCACCTGCCAGCCCCCGTGCAGCCGTACGAACACGGGTATCCAGTTTCTGGCGGGTTTGCCATGCCACCCGTCTCCTTAAACCATAACCTCACCGCTCCCTTCACCTCCCAGGCTGGGGAGAACTCCTTGTTTATGGGCAGTACCCCCTCCTACTACCAgctgtccaatttgctggcagaTGCCCGCCTGGTGTTTCCAGTGACTACTGACCCTCTGGTGCCAGCAGGCCCCGTCAGTTCCTCCTCCACGGCTACCTCAGTCACTGCCAGCAACCCCACCTTCATGCTCAACCCGTCTGTTCCAGGGATACTACCCAGCTATTCACTCCCATTCTCACAGCCACTCCTGTCCGAGCCGAGGATGTTTGCgccttttccttcccctgtcTTACCCAGCAACCTTTCACGGGGCATGTCTGTCTACCCAGGCTACATGTCCCCACATGCAGGCTACCCTGCTGGCGGCCTCCTCCGGTCCCAGGTGCCTCCATTTGACTCTCATGAGGTTGCTGAGGTGGGCTTCAGCTCCAATGATGATGAGGATAAGGACGATGATGTGATAGAGGTCACTGGGAAATAG